Genomic DNA from Brienomyrus brachyistius isolate T26 chromosome 22, BBRACH_0.4, whole genome shotgun sequence:
tgtgcaaggaaccggagcaccacaatattactggtcactggacctagggggaactgcacagacacgagaattgttgcaaaaaactagagaaaagcagtcccctaaacaaacccagttcatgcctgacgatgccttacacgtcactatgtggtacaaaggcaccccaggaccagattatgcctatgacaaaacgtttcatgccctccaagacacttgtatcaccttacaacatttatatgttaactccactactggcttttctgctgcctcagtcatcttatctaataaacaacaggctgtgctcagaggggaaacaccacacgtatctctatcaaaaccacctcagatgcagtggagggatgtagagatgttcttacaagattccatgcacagttacaatgactaccaacccgtacctggctcatgttggagctatgacaaaaaacacaatgtgtggcggtttcctttgggatggagagttcaaaccactctcaccacacacttgcaggacccaacctgacaaattttttctgttctggaggggggatcatgtccagatctagatcgcctcccggaagggttgtggtcgtcctcccccacttatgtaggactggtaaaggggttcccaccttacaaagtaattgtgaaatcagaacaccgcccggtagttagacaatacccgttaaaacctgaggcagagaaaggtatagcgcctttagtgcaggatatgttggcatcaggaatattgcgagaggctcctgaggccacttgcaatactcctatcttccccgtccagaagggacatatagggaaatggcgcatggtgcaggatttaagaccggttaataacatagtgcaacacgcagcaccagacgtgcccaacccacacttattgctcaactcattaacccctgataaaagttacttctcagtagttgatctcagtaatgcatttttctcagtaccattgcaccctgattctcaacatttatttggtttcacctataaggaaaaaaatacacatatactagactccctcaagggttttcagaaagtccacatgtatataccatggcccttagatattctatgagtacctataaaataccatcccatagtcaagtgctactgtatgtagatgatatattaattgcttcagatacaaaacagcattgtaaggaagccacactgttggtgttacagcatttatatgatacaggacataaagcatcaaaacaaaaattacattattgcagggaggaagttatatatcttggacataaactctcccaacaaggtcgatcattattagaaactagaaaacaggcaatacaagaggcaccaaaaccaaagactaaacagcaaatgatgtccttcttaggactttgtaattattgcagagaatggctacctgattatgccgcactcgttcaacctctgcaaaccttaatttatgggaaagacatggccttaaaagataaaattcagtggacaaatgaaggagaattggcattcacaaacttaaaaatgatgctacaaacaaatgtgatacttgccttaccagattatcaacaaccatttaccttacgtgttgatgctaatcaaggttatatgaaagcggtattaacacagccgttcgggacaaaggaaagaccactagcattctattctaaacgattagatgcagtagcagctggttttccaaaatgtttgcaagcatgtgcagctgctgcagaagcagtaaaattatcagcagaattagtgttgtcacccactcaccctgaaggtgccacattcagtttcattagttttactgcagacaccgcttccgttcctcacacatgctagacatctgaccttagtctcactcctgctttcacagtcaaacattactatacagcgatgtggtcctcttaaccctagcacccttcttccgacaacggaagatggagagccacattcgtgcaaagcagttgtggaagagcaaacaaaacccagagcagatattttacagaccccaatatcagattcaatggttgtttatgtagatggatcagcatcaaaaaatgatatgggaaaaaataaggtcgggtatgctgtagttacgtccactgaagtgttagaggccaatgcactcccacctgcttgttcagcacaagcggctgaactctattctgtaattagggcatgcgagctattcaaaaataagtcacttactatatatactgatagtcaatatgttcatcaccatgcaagagtgtggaaaaatagaggttttaaaacatcgcagggaacgtctctaactcacacaaacttactacttagattattagatgttgtacaattaccgactcgccttgcactgtgcaaatgtaaagcacaccaaaccgatgcttccacaatagctaaaggaaacaactttgccgataaaactgccaaagaagcggccctgaaacagcccaccttatcagtggcagacattcttttcatagatagtgatgtgctgtgtgatgcacagattcatgctcctaaaacagaaatacagagttggatcaagagaggagcaatacagcaagggaaagtttactatatgaatgacaagcctatCCTaccaaaaatttatacaaaacagctgccttagtgagccatggaaatactcatgtctcaacaggagggatggtacatattatccagcaatacttttatgctataaatttttctgattatgcaaagcaattttgtagaacatgcttaatttgctgtaaacataatgtaacatgagaccaaaacgtggtcagttccctgtagctgagtacccgtttcaagttgtacatatggattttattgaattgtcttggtcacaagggaagaagtactgtctagtcattatagacaccttttctacgtgggtagaaatataccctgtaaagcactgtgatgcaatgactgttgcaaaatgtttggtaggccattatttccctatttatggcatacctcatattataagatcagacaatgggactcattttgtaaatcagaccatgtcactttgttcacaagcattaggttttacgcttaagaatcattgtgcttatcaccctcagagtgcaggcttagtggagagaactaacggcactattaaaacaaggctcagaaaaacaatggaagagacaaaaaggccgtggccagaatgtttgtctctagtaaaattgtggatgagaataactcccattcctgcaggattaacaccttttgagatagtgtacggaaggccgtttcccctagcaaccgaaatgagtgatatagggaaagcggacagagaaaatacgttggctaattggatgcgaaagttgctatcatcacaacaaaaacatagccccagtagtctgccagtaaattctgtttctaaccaacaggataacttgcagccaggggattggatcctggtcaaggtcctgttgcggaaggagtggagcacaccccggtgggaccgtccttatcaagtcctcctcacaacaccaacagctgtgaaaatagcagaacgaccttcctggatacacaaaagtcactgtaaacccatcaagcccttatcagaggcctcagcgacagagtagcagtggaagtctgctacaaaggcacagtaaccaatagggtgctgctgtctcaacccggtgaagaaaacaactgaactgcactctattaggatggctctgacggggtggggatgtggtaaggtgactctaggggtcattcttattgttggacttgtatggttgtccttgctcccactagctccattgcagcacctacggcgatggacccatgacgacttccatctgcgcccgttgcctgctgaccactcacacccgttcatgaagaactactggtatcgatatgtacatgacactgtaacagcaaaaaatgtgatgaattgctatgtttgttctgtgatgcctactcatagtgaaggacccactgtatatggaaaacccatGAATATGTCCCAGGCCAAATGTGCTGCATCTTTTGCAGGTATAGGGTACCAAAGTATTGTTTCACTTAGTCTCCATCTACGGAAAATATATGTTAATATCACCACTAATGGGTCAGGTAATATAATCGTAAAAACTGTTGTGCAAGATGCCACAGGAATATACCCAGATGACCCTGGGTTCCAAAACGGCACATGTCTCCAAGACTTTTGGGTGGATTTCACCGTAACTAAAACCAATGTATCATTCCCCTTTTCTGTCCTAATATATCAAGACCCAACCACATATAATCATTCAGTCTGCTACAAACAGAATAATGGCACTAGGTGGATCGGAGGCAATACCACGAATTGTGACACGACCTTCGTTAGCAGCATGTACGGCTCTCCTGTCTCGTTCTTGGGGCCCAGTAATGGAACTTATTGGGTGGATGGAGTGGCTTGGTTATGCGGACCTCGTGCATACTTTGTCCtaccaccgaactggtttggagtgtgcgctcctatttttgtttcagatcacaccttTCTGATAGCACAGGGAAGTAAGGTTTCCATCAGAAGCAGGAGGAAGCGTTCAatatcaatacaaccccatgaCAGTTTGTGGGGAACAGACGTACCCCCTGAACATAAActgtggggaacaggcagtaaagttgCGCTGTCCCTAttcccctgggcaggagtcggaAAGCTCATGCTACGAgtagaaactctaaattatagactaggTCTTTTCATAAATAGTTCGATACTAATTGATCAACAACAAAACGAACAATTggacataaccagacagatggtTATCCAGAACcgtatggcattagacctactgacagctgcacaaggaggagtatgtgtcctcctgaatcaaacgtgctgcacttacattcctgacaacGTGCACTCACCTAATATGACAATTGCCCTCGACCGCCTCCGTgacttacaaaaagtgatgaccatggacagtcaaccgcagtcctcctggctggactggtttgttacaggaacatggtggtccatactgatgaaaatgtgcataccttttgttttgttttttattttgtttttctgttgttttataactgttataccatgtttgaaaatgtttattaatcaagctcttaatgccgcttttcggacacacagtacaatgtttctctcccttactcagaatatggagacagagcctgtttccagcgatagcgatgaagaagacatgtaattcataatgacggctgagccgaaagcacccgtgcagggctcggacctgaagtaacggaattagatgtttttctatgataaacaggaggaacgactcctgatggttttctgtactccacagttaggatgatgatgatgtgatctaaatgacggttgtactggaaatgcttttgcaacttgtacaatactgatgcttctgatcatactgtcatgataaacaggagggactgttaagttgaagaaactgttattaatcattttgttatcactcctgtatgatcagcaatgaatgtaaatatgtatatacattattttgtttttccctagcctcatactttagattatattaataatagcattcccaccttagcaaaaccagaactttctctcacctccctattctgcatgactcttgcgcctctataaaactatataaaaactataaagtgtgttgtctcaataaaaggtggagttggggtggaaatgccgggcgctttccccaacaaaaataaacaaataaacaaaataaataaacatatagATCAAACATAACTAAGTTAAATGATTGAGGTCGTACACATTGACTAATAAAGATTTAGAAAAATTTATTTAATGTTATTTCATAATTTAAGACTGACATGAAATTACACAAAAAATCCTTGTAATATTGTACTGTTGCAATTGCTTTAATATTATGATattgataataaaaaaaaatacctctTGCAATGATGAAGCTTCATTAATCACTGTTTTGTGCGCTTCTCTCTTTTCTTTGGAAAGAAAGGGCAGTGCCTTAAAGCGCGGGTCCAGAGAAGCACATTTGTGAAGAAGATTGGTCTCCTGTACGGTGGTGTACCTTCTGCTGAGGTCCTCACTGATGACCCTCTTTATCTCCCTGATCACTGATTTTTACTCAGTGTTTTCTTTCATGTCCTGGATCAAGTTAGTATGCAATGGAGCAATCAAACATATTGTGGGGCTGCTCTCCTCTGACATTAGAAGGGTGGCATCTTTCATAGGCTTGAGGGCGTTTATAACATCTTCAGCACATGAAATATCTGACTCTGTAAGAGTGAAGATTTCAGACGCTCCTTTTCTCACCTCGGGTGACAGTAACGCAGCGCAGACAGCCGGTTGTTGCTCAATGAATCGTTCAAGCATCTCATATGCGCTGTTCCATCTAGTGATGTCAGATTTTAGTTTATGAGATGGCAGATTAAGCTGTTTTTGTTTCTCCTCCAAATGATGCTTTGCAGTTCTGCGCCGATGGAAAAACGTTACAATGCACCTCACTCTCCCCAACAGCCTTGAAACTGCCGGCAACTTTAGCGCTCACTGAGAGGCCAAATTAAGTGTGTATGCGTAACATTCTCACATGTGGAAGCTTCCCAAGCTGTgctgcaatagcatattagagCCATTGTCAGTCACCAAAACTAAGTTTTTGTTTGCAATTTTCCATTCGTTTGCAACACTTTGCAAAAGTTCAGCAACATTTGCGCCTGTGTGGCTTTCGTTCATAGCCCGCATTTGCAGAACACAAGCCGCGAGCTTAAACTCATCCGTGATGTAGTGAGCCGTAATGGTGACATACGAGTCTGTTGAAATTCATGTCCATGCATCGCATGTTATTGCAATCCTGTCCGTATTACTTATTGATTCTAAAATTTGAGCTTTAGTCTCCCTGTAGAGTGCGGGTATTGCAGTATCACTGAAATAACGTCGTGACTGCACACTATATCTTGGCTCAAGCACCTGTAACATTGAGCAAAATCCTTTGTTCTCCACTACAGAGTAAGGCCGCAAATCTTTGGCAATGAAACCCGCCACTGACCGGGTAATTCGCTTGGCTTTTTCAGAATTGGATGGAAGCTTTGCTACTTGCTCGAGGGTCCTTTGAGTGAAACCGGCGCTGGGCGCGATCGGGACCGAAGTTCGTTCCTGCAGCTCTGAGTGGAACCGTGTTAAATTGTTTCTTCATATTAGTAGTGTTCCCAAAATACTTAAATTTGGTGCGACAGACTTTGCACACAGTATGGCTTTTATCAACGACCCCTGTCTCTTTGTCTTCACAAAATCCAAATTGTTGCCTCACAGTCGATTTTAAATTTGATGCTGCAGGATGTAGTTTGTCCATTGTTCAAATGAAGAGCAGCATATGTAAGAGGCAAGCgttgtaatgtttatttttccgGGGCACACTCGCAATTTGATAGAACACAGGATCGATTCTGAATCTTTGAGAATCGATTTAGAATCGtcagagaaagaaaaaagatgcatctattttttttttctctctcctcgCTTCCCCTCTCTCACCCCTACTGTCACTGCATGTCAGCCAAACCCAATCAGCGCCCAGTTATCTAGTGCATGGCATAAACACAGGAGGT
This window encodes:
- the LOC125717368 gene encoding endogenous retrovirus group FC1 Env polyprotein-like; translation: MALTGWGCGKVTLGVILIVGLVWLSLLPLAPLQHLRRWTHDDFHLRPLPADHSHPFMKNYWYRYVHDTVTAKNVMNCYVCSVMPTHSEGPTVYGKPMNMSQAKCAASFAGIGYQSIVSLSLHLRKIYVNITTNGSGNIIVKTVVQDATGIYPDDPGFQNGTCLQDFWVDFTVTKTNVSFPFSVLIYQDPTTYNHSVCYKQNNGTRWIGGNTTNCDTTFVSSMYGSPVSFLGPSNGTYWVDGVAWLCGPRAYFVLPPNWFGVCAPIFVSDHTFLIAQGSKVSIRSRRKRSISIQPHDSLWGTDVPPEHKLWGTGSKVALSLFPWAGVGKLMLRVETLNYRLGLFINSSILIDQQQNEQLDITRQMVIQNRMALDLLTAAQGGVCVLLNQTCCTYIPDNVHSPNMTIALDRLRDLQKVMTMDSQPQSSWLDWFVTGTWWSILMKMCIPFVLFFILFFCCFITVIPCLKMFINQALNAAFRTHSTMFLSLTQNMETEPVSSDSDEEDM